A genomic region of Manduca sexta isolate Smith_Timp_Sample1 unplaced genomic scaffold, JHU_Msex_v1.0 HiC_scaffold_1098, whole genome shotgun sequence contains the following coding sequences:
- the LOC119191143 gene encoding neuropeptide-like 4, protein MFKLFIFACFLALAAAEPKPGVFVGGYAAPIAAAYTAPVAAAYTAPVAYSAYSAPLAAYSAYTYASPYSYFLRR, encoded by the coding sequence TTCATCTTCGCCTGCTTCCTCGCTCTCGCCGCGGCCGAGCCCAAGCCCGGCGTCTTCGTCGGAGGCTACGCAGCGCCCATAGCCGCCGCGTACACCGCGCCGGTGGCTGCTGCATACACCGCGCCCGTCGCCTACTCTGCCTACAGCGCGCCTTTGGCTGCCTACTCCGCCTACACCTACGCATCTCCCTACTCTTACTTCCTCCGTCGTTGA